TGACTGATGATCAGTTGGAAATGCTTAGAAAACAGATATCCATTTATTCTTCTCTCTGTGAAAGCCTTGTTCAGACCCACACCGCCTTTTCTGGCCAACATCATCTCTCTGGTTTTTTTCCCTCTCTTATTATATGTTTTtcttgttgtttttgaaaaactttGTTGCTTTTAATGAGAGTGTCTGATGTAATTTAATGGGTATCTTTTATATTAATAGTGTTTTTAGCTCTTTCTTtgatttaatttggttttacTTATGTAGGAATGAGAATGCCAAGTTCATACAATGGTCCGTTTTGGCCGTATACTGTGAACAGAATCCCGTCTAGGCAGCGATGGGCTCCGAAACAAGAACAGCTTGGGAAACTAGAGAGCATGTTTAATGAATCGAGTGTAACTCCAGATAGGGAGAAGGTGAAAGAGATAGCTGCTCAACTTTTAGTGCATGGCCCAATTTCTGAAGCAAATGTGTGTAATTGGTTTCAGAACAGAAGGGCTCGTTCTAAAAGAAAAAAGTCACGTTTAGCACCACCGGAAATTAGAGAATCCGAAGAAAAGAAGACAGAAGAAGTTGATGAAATCCAACCTGATGAGAATTTAGAGTTCATGGTTAATCAAATGTACAGCCAGAGTCCTGAAATACAAGGTATTGATTTTCTTTTAGCAAAACACATAGTATTTGTATCTATGCACTGTTacactttttaaaattggattCCTTCACTTTTATTTATCAACAATGAGTTCATATATTCATAAATGTTAGGACTCTCCGTTACAGAAATAAAAATGCGTGTACTCCATGCAACTTGAACAAAAAAGTTTATAATCAGTTTTTCGGTCTGATGACGCTATTTATACTTTTTGTGACGGATGACCTAATGtctagaaaaaataaaataaaaggactCAAATGTATATAAATTATAGTGGAAAGATCTAATTCAAAAAAGTGTGATAGTGCATGGAGACAAATACTATGTGTTTTGCCTTTTTGTCATTAATCAAGCATTGTCATCTTTGGTTATTGCGCATGCTTTGTGTACGCAGGGATTGATTATCTGATGGGCAAAGAAGAAATTCCAGTAAGCTATAATCCTTACCGTCAATTGGAGCATGACTTACTTGGATGATGATGGaagattaaataaaaacagTAATTAGATTTAGTTAGGTTTTTTTAGCCCTTTAAACAATTGATTGTGGCTTTtgataattcaattaattgtgATTGTTAGATTTTAATTGGTTTGATATTGTTTCAAGCTAAAAATATCATGTGGACTaatgaaatgaaatgtttaTTTCAAGGAATGAAATGAAATGCTTTTAGAACTGGGTTTCTTATATTAATAAGTTATATTCTTTTTTGGATACACTGTAAATAAAACTATGCATTAGGTAtcgaatttaaaaattgatctGGCAAACAAACAATATGACAAAAATAGATCATAAGATTTACTTTGTTTGGCAATTAAATTAACATGTATGAAGTGGATGAATTGAatccataaaaataaatactccATCAAGCCTAAATAAATGTCACCCAATAGAATACGTATCTACAAAATGTCATTAAACAAATTGGTTCAACCTCTACAAAATATGCCCTCACACTCCATCAAGCCTAAATACCTCATATGAGTATAAATAATGAACAAGAATTGAATATaaccaattaaaaataatatttttaattggaaTATAACTGCAGATTCCTGATTTATTGTACCAAGAAATAAAAAACTACTCTTACAACCAAAAAGATAATTTACAGTGATCCATGTACACCCTTCAATATGCACTTGATAAAGAAGGAAGATCTCACCCAGATCTCTAATAATATCACAATTCTAAGTGAATGAATTGTGCATTAAAACTAGGTGTATGCAATGTATAAAATGATGCTGTCCTGCATTAGATTCAGTAATTATTTTGTCCATTCAAGAGTTGGTCTCTCTTGGGTAGTCTCAGCTGCAGAGCATGAAACATCTATGTAAGACATTAGCCTAGCAAAAATTTGTCACGAGTAATAGCTAAATGCATGCATGTAATTCTTACCTTTGTCCTTGTTGTCCTCCAACCTCCAGAATTCTGCTGCGGGGAATACGCAAATCTATCAATGGCATTTAAAGCATCCATTTTATTGAAGCTTGGACTGTGAGCTACCTTTTCCTGCAATGTGAATAGAGAAACTCTAACTAGTTTAGTTAAGACCAAAGCAGTAAACAGAACTTGGAACATTGCTATTTTTAGCTTTGTGAAGACTCCAATTATTGAGTTTTCTCATCACTCCGTCGTATTCACACAAATCTCATAGTGGAATCATAAACCTCACAAACTATATACAATTACCTTCCGCTTGGATACATTTTCTGTTGATGTATTATCCCTTGACCCTTCGAGATTCTCAATTCTCAGACGATCAAAGTAAAACAAAATCTGTATATTTAACAGTAGTAAGAAAAAATAGCAAGCACAAATATGAATAAAGCAGTTACTCTTGGTTTGGCAGAATTGAAGAATGTCAAAATTCCATTCATACAAACCTTGTTAAGTAATTGAGTGTTCAATGCATCAGTTGCCATGATCTGCGCTCCAAGACAGTTAGAGGTGCTACAGAAGGGACAATAGATAGAATTGAAAACACACCCATCTTCTTCTCGCCAAACCCCACATCCTGGAGTATCTTTAGCACTTTTGCACAGATGCTGATCTACTGACGCAGCATCGGCTATCAGGACAGGTATGCTTGTTGGGTTCTTGCTGCAGGGTTCATGTCTTTCATTTACAAGAGACAGTAAGTGAACTTTTGACGACGAAGTCACTGAACATGTGACATATAACTGGTTTTCAGGAAGACCTAAGGGGCTTTTGCAGAGTGAACAAGAAATTCGTAATTTCTGATCAATGACAGGATCGGAAGAAATGCAGGATGGAGCACAGCTATCTGTTGCCAGAGCTTGTGATTTTGACTCAGTGGGCGGTTCTG
This region of Mercurialis annua linkage group LG1-X, ddMerAnnu1.2, whole genome shotgun sequence genomic DNA includes:
- the LOC126678667 gene encoding WUSCHEL-related homeobox 8-like, whose product is MEEYQNQMLFGNNNEAGVKVMTDDQLEMLRKQISIYSSLCESLVQTHTAFSGQHHLSGMRMPSSYNGPFWPYTVNRIPSRQRWAPKQEQLGKLESMFNESSVTPDREKVKEIAAQLLVHGPISEANVCNWFQNRRARSKRKKSRLAPPEIRESEEKKTEEVDEIQPDENLEFMVNQMYSQSPEIQGIDYLMGKEEIPVSYNPYRQLEHDLLG